One Myxococcaceae bacterium JPH2 DNA window includes the following coding sequences:
- a CDS encoding NUDIX hydrolase, with product MHTRPGEGREEEMGVKPLVDALARVAYRSAYNLARVYWRVRHPQTHGVFVGIWCGERVLLLQNSYKRQLSMPGGGLHRGESPAEAGARELHEEVGVRLGPHALRPCFETVGTDEHKQDHVHFLEVTVETEPVLAVDAREVVWAGFIDLEMALRLPVSSLVRTYLEDARRRRASRATRR from the coding sequence ATGCACACGCGCCCCGGCGAGGGGCGCGAGGAAGAGATGGGCGTGAAGCCTCTGGTGGATGCGCTGGCGCGCGTGGCGTACCGAAGCGCCTACAACCTGGCGAGGGTGTACTGGCGCGTTCGCCACCCGCAGACGCACGGCGTCTTCGTGGGCATCTGGTGTGGCGAGCGCGTGCTGCTGCTGCAGAACTCCTACAAGCGACAGCTCAGCATGCCGGGCGGCGGCCTGCACCGCGGGGAGTCTCCCGCGGAGGCAGGCGCGCGTGAGCTTCACGAAGAAGTGGGCGTTCGCCTGGGCCCCCACGCCCTGCGGCCCTGCTTCGAGACGGTGGGCACGGACGAGCACAAGCAGGACCACGTCCACTTCCTCGAGGTCACGGTGGAAACGGAGCCCGTCCTCGCGGTGGATGCCCGCGAGGTGGTGTGGGCGGGTTTCATTGACCTGGAGATGGCGTTGCGCCTGCCGGTGTCGTCGCTCGTCCGGACCTACCTGGAAGATGCCCGGCGGCGCAGGGCCTCGCGGGCCACGCGCCGCTGA